TGGCAGGCCTATAATGTCGCGCGCGAAACGATGACGACGGCGGGCGCCTCGGCGCAACTTGGCCTCATCGGCCTGGCCCAGTTCCTGCCGCTCTTCTTCCTGACGCCGGTGACCGGCTGGGCAGCGGACCATTTCGACCGGCGGATGATCACCCGCTTCACCCTGACCCTGCTGACGGCGGCGGCGGGCTTGCTGGCCTTTGCCACCTATGAGGGTTGGGTCAGCCTGCCGCTGATCTTCGGCATCGCCGCGATCGTCGGCGTCGCGCGCGCCTTCAACGGCCCGGCCTATAGCGCGCTGGCCCCCAACCTGATCCCGCGCGAGGTGCTGCCTAACGCGATCGCAATTTCGAGTGTCGTCTGGCAGACCGGCATGATCGCTGGTCCGGCGGTGGGCGGCTATGCCTATGCCGCGACCCCATGGGGCGCCTATGCGCTGGCGACCGGCCTCTATGCCGCAGCGCTGGTCGCGATGTTCTTCATCGGCCCGGTGCCCCAGCCGCCGCGCGACACCAGCCGCCATCCGGTGCGCCAGATGATCGATGGCTTCACCTATGTCCGCACCAACCGGCTGGTGCTGGCGACGATCACGCTCGACCTGTTCGCCGTGCTGCTGGCCGGCGCCACCGCGCTGCTGCCGGTCTATGCCCGCGACATATTGCATGTCGGGTCGGCGGGCCTGGGCCATCTGGCCGCTGCGCCCGGCATCGGTGCCGGCGCCACTGCGCTGTGGTTCTCCTTCCGTCCGATGAAGACCGAGGTCGGCCTCAAGATGCTGGGCGCGGTGATCCTGTTCGGCCTGGCGACGATCAGCTTTGGCCTCACCGCCTTCGTACCGCACAGTATTGCTATGGAGATGGGCATTGCCTCGCTGGTCGTGCTGGGCGGCGCGGACATGGTATCGGTGTTCGTGCGCCAGTCACTGGTGCAGCTTCATACCCCCGACGCCATGCGTGGCCGCGTGTCCAGCCTGTCGCAGCTCACCATTTCGGCCTCCAACGAACTGGGCGAGGCGGAATCAGGCTTCCTTGCGGCGCTGGTTGGGCCTATCGCTGCGGTCATCGGGGGTGGCGTCGGCGCCATCCTCATCACCCTATTTTGGGCGCGGCTTTTCCCCGAGCTGCGCCTTGCACGCACTTTCGACCCACCCGACATAAGGGAGGCGGACCCCAGCCAGGAGAAGGCGATATGAAAGCTGCCAACATTCTCGAAACGATCGGCAACACCCCCCATATCCGGGTCAACCGGCTGTTCGGTGATGCCGAAATATGGATCAAGTCGGAACGGTCGAACCCGGGCGGGTCGATCAAGGACCGCATTGCGCTGGCCATGATCGAGGCGGCCGAAGCGTCGGGCGACCTGAAGCCGGGCGGTACCATCATCGAGCCGACATCGGGCAATACCGGCGTCGGCCTGGCGATGGTCGCAGCGGTCAAGGGGTACAAGCTGGTACTGGTCATGCCCGAAAGCATGTCGATCGAGCGTCGCCGGCTGATGCTGGCCTATGGCGCCAGCTTCGACCTGACCCCGCGTGAAAAGGGTATGAAGGGCGCGATCGAGCGCGCGCTGGAATTGGTCTCGCAAACGCCGGATAGCTGGATGCCCCAGCAGTTCGAGAATCCTGCCAATATCGACGTTCACGTCCGCACCACAGCGCAGGAAATCCTGGCCGATTTTGCCGATGCGCCGATCGACGTGCTGATCAGCGGCGTGGGGACCGGCGGCCACATCACCGGCACCGCCGAGGTGCTCAAGAAGCAATGGCCCAATCTCAAAGTCTATGCGGTCGAGCCGACCCTCTCACCCGTCATCAGCGGCGGCCAGCCGGGTCCGCACCCGATCCAGGGCATCGGCGCGGGCTTCATCCCGGCCAACCTGCACACCCAGATCCTGGACGGCGTGATCCAGGTCGATCCCGCCGATGCCAAGGATTATGCGCGCCGCGCCGCCAGTCAGGAAGGGATGCTGGTCGGTATCTCGTCAGGCGCGACACTCGCCGCGATCGCGCAGAAGCTGAAGGAACTGCCCGCTGGCAGCCGCGTTCTCGGCTTCAACTATGACACCGGCGAACGCTATCTTTCGGTGCCCGACTTCCTGCCCGAGTAAACGGAATATAGAATAGGGCATGATCGGCGACACATCCTCCACCCGGCCACATCCGACGATGTGGCTGATCTGGCTGTTGTTGTTCGTCGGTCTGCCCATGACCGTAGCCGGCTGGGAAAGCCGGCCCCGGGCCGGTGAGCAGGCCGTCCTGCCGGGCCGATTATCCGCCATCGCCGCATCGGGGATGCCCCGCCCCAGAACAGCGCCGCCTGCGGTCGAACCGGTCGAGATTTTTGCCCTTGGTCCCGATCAGGCCCGCGACCTCAACGCCAAAATCCCCTTTTCCACGGAACCCAATCCATCAGCCCGCCCCTTTCTGTTCCGGGGATCGGAAACCGATCTGGCGCGGGCGACCGATTGCCTGGCGGCGGCCCAGCTTTATGAGGCGGGCGACGACGGCGTCGGCGAGCAGGCGGTGGCGCAGGTCGTATTGAACCGCGTACGGCACCCCGCCTTTCCCAAGACCGTGTGCGGCGTGGTATTTCAGGGGCAGGAGCGCACGACCGGTTGCCAGTTCACCTTTAGCTGCGACGGCGCCCTCGCGCGCACGCCTTCCGCAGGCGCATGGGAACGGGCGCGGGACATTGCGCGCGGGGCATTGGCGGGCAAAGTGTTCAAGCCGGTCGGCTATGCCACCCATTATCATACCGACTGGGTGGTCCCCTATTGGAGTGGCAGCCTGGACAAGATCACGGCGGTTGGCACGCACCTGTTCTTTCGCTGGCGCGGCTGGTGGGGCACGCCGCCCGCCTTCCGCCTGGGCGAGACGGGCAGCGAGCCGTTAATCACCCGCATCGCCCGCCTGTCCACCGCCCATCAGGGCACGCCGGAAACCAGTCTGCCGGGCATGCCGCCGATCCTGGCGGCGGAAGCCGCTGCCGCACTCGCCGCCAAGCCACAGCAGGCGATCGGCACCGATATGCAGGGCAAGACGATCGCCGGTGCCCGGTTGATCGCGGTCGCGCCGGGAGCGAGGAGCTTCCTGGTCGAACTCAGCCGCACCGCTCCCGCCGACGCCTGGCCGGCGATGGCGGAAACCTTCTGTGCCGGACGTCCCGAATGCCGGATCATGGGGTGGCGTGCGGGCACCGCGCCAGCCGGCCTGCCCCTCAATGAGACACAGCTGGAGGCGATGAGCTTTGCCTATATCCATAATATCGGTACCGGCTTGCAGCGCGCGCTGTGGAACTGCACCCAGTCGGCCCGCGCCAACAAGGCCGAATGCATGCGCCAGCGGGTGCCTGCCGCCGCCGCCCCGACCGTGAATGTCCCGCAGCTCAGCGGCGTGCGGCGGAAAGAGCGGTTCGAAATGGTGAAGATCGCACCGATCACGCCCACCCCATCCCCCACAGCGCCGACACCGAAAGTGACACCGTCGATACCCCCGCCCTCTTGATCCGGCGACGGCCGATTAGCGGAT
The sequence above is drawn from the Sphingobium sp. AP49 genome and encodes:
- the cysK gene encoding cysteine synthase A; the protein is MKAANILETIGNTPHIRVNRLFGDAEIWIKSERSNPGGSIKDRIALAMIEAAEASGDLKPGGTIIEPTSGNTGVGLAMVAAVKGYKLVLVMPESMSIERRRLMLAYGASFDLTPREKGMKGAIERALELVSQTPDSWMPQQFENPANIDVHVRTTAQEILADFADAPIDVLISGVGTGGHITGTAEVLKKQWPNLKVYAVEPTLSPVISGGQPGPHPIQGIGAGFIPANLHTQILDGVIQVDPADAKDYARRAASQEGMLVGISSGATLAAIAQKLKELPAGSRVLGFNYDTGERYLSVPDFLPE
- a CDS encoding cell wall hydrolase, translated to MIGDTSSTRPHPTMWLIWLLLFVGLPMTVAGWESRPRAGEQAVLPGRLSAIAASGMPRPRTAPPAVEPVEIFALGPDQARDLNAKIPFSTEPNPSARPFLFRGSETDLARATDCLAAAQLYEAGDDGVGEQAVAQVVLNRVRHPAFPKTVCGVVFQGQERTTGCQFTFSCDGALARTPSAGAWERARDIARGALAGKVFKPVGYATHYHTDWVVPYWSGSLDKITAVGTHLFFRWRGWWGTPPAFRLGETGSEPLITRIARLSTAHQGTPETSLPGMPPILAAEAAAALAAKPQQAIGTDMQGKTIAGARLIAVAPGARSFLVELSRTAPADAWPAMAETFCAGRPECRIMGWRAGTAPAGLPLNETQLEAMSFAYIHNIGTGLQRALWNCTQSARANKAECMRQRVPAAAAPTVNVPQLSGVRRKERFEMVKIAPITPTPSPTAPTPKVTPSIPPPS
- a CDS encoding MFS transporter, which translates into the protein MPSSATTPHPLRFGNFRAYLVGRFAAVLAQYSMMIVLAWQAYNVARETMTTAGASAQLGLIGLAQFLPLFFLTPVTGWAADHFDRRMITRFTLTLLTAAAGLLAFATYEGWVSLPLIFGIAAIVGVARAFNGPAYSALAPNLIPREVLPNAIAISSVVWQTGMIAGPAVGGYAYAATPWGAYALATGLYAAALVAMFFIGPVPQPPRDTSRHPVRQMIDGFTYVRTNRLVLATITLDLFAVLLAGATALLPVYARDILHVGSAGLGHLAAAPGIGAGATALWFSFRPMKTEVGLKMLGAVILFGLATISFGLTAFVPHSIAMEMGIASLVVLGGADMVSVFVRQSLVQLHTPDAMRGRVSSLSQLTISASNELGEAESGFLAALVGPIAAVIGGGVGAILITLFWARLFPELRLARTFDPPDIREADPSQEKAI